The DNA segment TCTGTCCCAGATGATGACTCGTCCTGCGCCGTAATTGCCCTCAGGGATGACACCCTCAAAATCCCTGTATTCGAGCGGATGGTCTTCAACCATCACTGCCAGCCTTTTCACGGAGGGATCCATCGAGGGCCCTCGCGGCACAGCCCAGCTCTTCAGGACCCCTTCCAGTTCGAGCCTGAAGTCATAATGAAGCCTTCGGGCCGCGTGCTTATGAACAACAAAATTGAGATGGTCTCCCCGAGTGTGCGGGGACAGTCCCGATTCTACGACTTTGCTTGGCTTTGTCCGTAATTTTGGGACAGTCCCCTTGACGGGCTTAGGTTCGGGCGTCTTCCCGAATTTCCGTTTTGATGCGTATTCCGTTAATTTCATATCATAGGTGAGGGAGCTT comes from the Thermodesulfovibrionales bacterium genome and includes:
- a CDS encoding DNA polymerase ligase N-terminal domain-containing protein, with translation MKLTEYASKRKFGKTPEPKPVKGTVPKLRTKPSKVVESGLSPHTRGDHLNFVVHKHAARRLHYDFRLELEGVLKSWAVPRGPSMDPSVKRLAVMVEDHPLEYRDFEGVIPEGNYGAGRVIIWDR